A stretch of DNA from Arachis hypogaea cultivar Tifrunner chromosome 19, arahy.Tifrunner.gnm2.J5K5, whole genome shotgun sequence:
cttgatcatcacccttcatcaatccgagctctccacccttggcttgctctccaagatggatttctggcccttgatgcttcatgatgataatgacttcatctgctttaatctctgcctcaaccatcacttcgccactctagctacttcctgtggtggttgagcagaatcaaagacaagccatgcttcaagaatctccctggCTGGCCGTGATCTTattcttcctttttgagcatggagaagccaagattacctcaccaaatctatccAAAATTGGTGAcaatctcagccacagctcatttttattttagtatgttttcttgccatcattgtgatggtctttaggcttgctttcTCTTCCTTTCGGTAGCTCATTTTCGCTTCCATGGCTACCAATATTTCCTGTGTAATAAtcgaagagagaaagagatgagagagaagaaagaatctgaagaaaaagcaattcatagtggttaaactaattaattgaaaatagCTTGTTTTTGCTTCCCTTAGTTGGCGTGTAGCAATGATgcctttagtcaaatcaatcttctctcaTTTGCTTATATtcccaatgcttaagttagcttTGAAATCCTTCCAAGAGGTgtaatggaatccgttggaagcattgaGGCTTTTTCTTTGCTTCATGGATTCGGACAAAGCATGAGGAAATCTCATCTTCAAATGGAATTGGGCTTGGTtgctataattattaaatttctgGCCCAATtgcaacatttgctttcctgatgagttTTGGAACGGATCAAGCATAGGAAaacattcatcaaaattaaatatgggCCTGGTTGCAATAACATTTAGCTTGGCCCATTAATACAACAATTCAGCCACATAATAGAAAACATGTAGCAAGGCTGATTGTTGGTTTTAATTTGGGCTAGCAACATTTTTATTTTCCGGTCCAATTAaaaacctgcatcacaaaattattaattaacatatgttatgTGAaagtcaaattaataattttgtaatttaaatattttaataatgtttgttcatcatcaaaattaaattagagttttccaaactcatcagagaactttgattttaaaaaggtaaaatgTAAGTCAAAAGAGAATATGACATCCAAAAATAACATTATcacttaataaaattaatatgatcctttctcttaaataaaatttattatccttattaataattttagtatattttctccttctttttaatTAACCTTTATTAGTAGTCTTTATTACTCCTAAttctctctttttaattctttaaaaatattctttGTTCTTTCCAAAATTAGACTTATTAATAAGTTTTTCAAGCTATACAAAATTGATTGAAAGCATAAGGACTATTTGACTAAAagttttataattatatgaattCAATTGAATTTTTTATCCAATATCAATTCTTCATTATAAATTTTTGAGACTTAAagttctaataaaaaattaatatttgagaACAATTAGAAATTTTCAGAGTATTTTAAACCGAAATAAATTCTAGAATAAAATCTCAAATTGGTATTTAAATTTGTTTTGAGTAATTACTCGATACTTTTTTCGTTAatgttagtttttaaatttttgaatagaGACAAAGGAATTTCTAAACttagactaaattaaaaaaaatattttttaattattaaatcacaCTTCTAAATTTGTTAACCATAAAATTattctcaaaatattttaaaatgtcataaaaataattaaaaaaatgcattTATAACTATAAGTAACAAATACTTATGTATTTGGCTACTTGAGTATTTGATCCGAAATTTTATAGGTatgtttgaataattatttaaaaaatatatacaaaaacgacatcaaaatttgaatttgaatttgaattttttttttttaaaaattacttttaactttttgcaacaaaaaattgtaaaaattatctaaaattgtcaaattttaaaaataaaatattttatttttaattcattatagaaaaaaattatattaaaatctaatttttaaaatctttttaataatatatatttaaagttaAAGTACTATTATTagtaatttaataattcaaaatatttttagtaatttactCCAAAATTTATAAAAGATAGAGAAACAATCATATGAACTACCAAAACCTAAAAAAAGACCAACATCTCTtacaatttgaaaaataaaaaaataaaataaaaatcaaaagggACTATTTTAAgagtttgtttgagtgattttttctgaaattttcttttaagtattttttaaattcttttaaaaaaaataatgttctattgatatttttaatataatttttttatttaataattatatttagatacaataatataaaaagatcttttaaaaaaaatatgtaaattgtaatttttaaacaattattttttaaatttttaatattttttttactattaaaattttattaaatatgctaaaaaataaaaattatttttcattaaaaaagatctttttctaAAAACTTGGAATCGGTTTTAATtggcttttaaaaaaatatttttttattttttaaaaattttttaatagataaaaacTATTTCAAatttagataaaattttaaaaaagagttttaaaatattaaacaaattttttattttattttttgtaagtaAGGTattgttagttttttaaaaaaatattttttaataaaatattttttaaggaaGAATTAAAAATAAGGACCACTAATATAGGTGAtgagccaaaaacttgatacgcttGAATATTGGTAAGTACACTAAATTACTCCAAGTAATACCACGGTAAGTGAATATCGTTTCTACGAGGACTAAAGGATTGAGTTAAGCAACTTCTAGTTAAATTTTCTAATTAGATCAATCAAACTTTAACAAGAGGATTTGAATCTTGAAGTAGAATCTTGAAATAGTGAGGAACAGTAAAGGAGAGTGTTTGATTATGAATGAGAGTGTGCTTaccagtgacggatccagaaaattttttcAGTGagggcaaaatatatataatataataataatttttataattgatgTTATAAAATAGGAATattctttaaattatttaaccaataaattaaaataaaataataattcaaaataataacaaatacttTTTATAATTGATTATATACACTAACTATCTGTACTACACTAATATATGCGCATTACTGCTGTACTCACTCTTTGTATATGTATGTGTGTATTATTACTGTACTcactctttatatatgtattagtTTATTAGCCAAGTGACattaatcgagtaattaattttaattggagACTAAAGTGTCTGATCCGAAATTCTTTAAGAATCAAAATAGGTAAATATTCTAAATAATATATGTTAATAGTCTTTTatgacatttttttaaatatatttaaatgtgttcaaaatttaataaaaataatttattttttataaaaataagttaattcAAAACTAACATTTTATAATAGCACCGACAGAAaccctaaaattaaaaataaaaatttaagaatGAATTAGGGGCTACAATGAGAAAGAGCAAATGATTAGCAACGTGATAGAGCATAGTTATCAATTCAAAACTGAAAAGTCAGGTGACCAGATAGACACTAGTGTTGACAGACGAACTTTCGAACTGGCAAAAATCTGTTAGTAAAATGAGGATGGGAATTCAAAGAGTGTTTTGTCACAAGGAACACGCACGAGATACATAGTGGACTCAATTGGTGCACCCCTTTCCCATGCAAATCCAAATTCCGTGcaattcctctctctctctctctccatccaTTTCTGTTTGTATTGGGAAGTCAGAGTGAGTGTGTTGCCTCACCACTGTAATCGGTGACAAAGGCACAATCAAACACCGCCATCTTCCGCTCATGCTTCTCACTTAATAATAGAACACAACTCAACACTCCTTAGAATCATTGAGTTTCGCTCTCTTCAACAACCGTCGCTCTTTCTCTTGCGGCCTGTGTTTTGTTCCTTCCACACACATTAAAAGAGCGAAACAGAAATGGGAAGTGTTTGGAAGAAGTTATATAGAGAGAGAGACATAGTGAAAGAACGGAGGGTCCTACTGCTTAATTTTTGAGAGGCACAAACAGTTCCTTGTCAATGATTTTTGCTTGTTAATTGATTgatgcctctctctctctctctctctctctctctctctctctctctctctctctctctaaatgaCCCTTCTTTCTATTCACTATTCCTTCTTCCTTCATAATTTATTCAATAAACATTAaaattcttcttcctcctccttcgaCGGGCACTGGTGGACTGGTGGTTGCTTTGAAGTTTAAGGCTCCGCCCCCTGGTCAGGTTATTGGGCCAAATAAAGGGTCATATGAAGAGACCTTCAGCTGTGAGTTCTCTTTGGTTATTGCTTTCGATTCTAAAtgcaaaattattattatgttaatttGCTCTGTTTCACCGTACTCGGTGGAGTGAGATCTAatgcaaaattatttttattatgttatacatagatcaagaatgaaaaacCAGTTGGATAATCCAATGTGTGCACcttagtataatttaatttaatttgcgtTGCTTCTCTGCTTTTGTTTGTTCTTAGTGTACAGTTTCCACTCATCAATTTGAAGTACTTGGTCAACATCTTTGGACACTCTTTATAGCTCATATAAgtcaatattattaaaatttatgttgCACAAATATGATACGGATATTGAATAGATATGTTACATGTAAATCTGATAATTTTATTCATGCATCATAGATGATAAGTAATTGTTAAATGTTTCTCTTGCAGCTGGTGGATGTGTTTCTGGTACTTGCATTGTTTAGTTGCAACTCATGGACAACGCGGAGCAGCTCAGAAAGCTGCAATCCAAATTATGTTGAGGAAATTCGACCTCATAGTGTTAGTATTACTGAATTTGGAGCCGTTGGAGATGGAATCACTCTCAACACAAAAGCATTTCAGAATGCCATTTTCTACCTAAATTCTTTCGCAGACAAAGGCGGAGCAAAGCTTTTTGTCCCAGCTGGCCAATGGTTAACCGGAAGTTTTGATCTTATCAGCCACCTAACTTTGTGGTTGGACAAGGATGCAGTAATTCTTGGATCAACGGTAAACTTTCATCGCAAATATTATgataaaacataacaaaaaagaAGCTCATCATATCTGCCAATAGTGGCACTTTTATTACAAATTAACTATTTACATTTGTTATGCATATTAACCTATGTGGTAGCATCTTGTTTAGAATATGTGCAAGGATAATTTTACTTCTTTGAGCTTAAGCAATCTGCGGTATATGTTGTGCTGGAATTTTATGCACTAATGTAACTCCATTAAACCTGATAGCTTATTAATGTGGGATTTGACATTGCAATCTCAATTATAAAATAAACCATGTGAATAAATTGGTGTATCTTGCTTGTTGCTTGTTACAGAACTCCGATGATTGGCCCATTGTGGATTCCCTACCCTCATATGGTCGAGGAAGGGAGTTGCCTGGTGGAAGGCATAAAAGCCTCATTTATGGTAACAATTTGACTGATGTTATCATTACAGGTTGGTAATATTATAAAATGATAGACTAGACTACCAATTTAATGCTAAAAAACTGAGGCGTTAGCGATTTAGCCCGCGAATAAACTTAATCGGTTATGGTACTCAAAAGATGTAATCTATTTGAGAAATTTCCccaaaaattaactcaattttatGTCTAATAAAAGATTGAATATGTAGGTGTGAACAAATTTGTTAAACAAAGCACATATGTCAAGTACCTGTCAATCTTTCAAGAACTAAATTGGTGGTTTACCCTAAGAGGAACCATCTTCTACATGCATTTTGGTTTATTGATGCAGTTGCTATGTTGATGAAGGTAATAATGGAACTATAGATGGTCAAGGGAGAATCTGGTGGAGCAGGTTTCGGAACAAAACATTGGACTATACACGTCCCCATTTGGTTGAATTGATGAATTCATCTGGGATTCTCATTTCAAATTTAACTTTCTTGAATTCACCATTTTGGAATATTCACCCTGTATATTGCAGGTTTGATCCCTTCGTACACGGTTGACTTTATATTTTCTCTCCTAATTTTTGTACTTAACAATTTCCATCACCATCGTTATGAaactctgcaagcttttatgattAGCTGGAAATGAGTCTTTTTTTCTATGAACAGCCATGTTACAGTTCAAAATGTCACAATCCATGCTCCCTCCAGTTCTCCGAATACAGATGGGATAAATCCAGGTGAGAGTTTAACCTTAAGCTAGAAAATGATACATAAGGTCATTGGTAATTCACAAGCATTCTAGATTGATCTCAAGTTCCTTTTAAATGAAATCttcatttaaattaaaaggaaaaagtgATCTCGTGTTCATGGAAATATCTTAGTCGTAAATCAATGTATTTTTAAAAACGTTTTTCCTCCATTGTTTTGCCTGATTGCTCAAATTCTCTCTTAAGTAGAGTAGTTAGATTTTCCATTTATAAGTAAACTTTTTCTGTATGAACAATTAAGTAGTTCCTACCTCCTTAACAACTTTCATTGAAAAGACTCTCTACCTCTAAATGTTGTCAGATTCTTCAGATGATATATGCATTGAAGATTGTTACATAAGCACCGGGGACGATCTGGTTGCCATCAAAAGTGGTTGGGATGAATATGGAATTTCGTTTGGTCGTCCTAGTACAAACATTGTCATCCGTAGGCTCGTTGGGAAAACAACAAGCGCAGGAATCGCTATTGGAAGTGAGATGTCTGGAGGTGTTTCAGGTGTTTTTGCAGAGGATATTTACATTTTTGATTCGCATACAGGGATTGGAATAAAGACTGCTCGCGGAAGGGGTGGTTATGTTCGAAATGTCTATATCTCAAAAATGACATTGGATAATGTAGATATTGCTATTAGGCTCAATGGCTTATACAAAGAACATCCTGATGATGATTACAACCCAGATGCTTTGCCTGTAATAGAAAAGATTACTATCAAGGATGTGATAGGAGAAAATATCAAACGCGCAGGCCTTATACAAGGTATAAAAGGTGACAATTTTGTCGACATTTGCCTATCAAATATCACACTTAGTGTGAGCTCAAAAACTCCATGGAACTGCTCGAACGTTGAAGGATACTCGGATTTGCTTTCGCCTGAAGCTTGTGGTCCTCTCGAAGAAAGTATATTCCCGGAGCATGTTTCAGATTGTTACAATCCAGGAAATCCATTAAGGAGTTCAAGCACTAGAAATCAAGGTGCTTCTTGGTTGCTGTCTTGGTAACTTCTTGAATTTGAAGCATTGTACTAAGAAAAGTTCACTTAGAAACGAATTTTACTCGACATAAGTTGAGTGAAGTTGCTTGAGCTGTTGCTGTTCTCTTATCTGCAGAATGATACCGAAAGATGATTGTTTATTTAACTTGTGTGCAGCAACAAATAAGTGATTGATATATAAATTTGATTGATTTCCTGTCAGGAAGAGCTTCTTGGATTCCATTATAAGACTTCAATAAGCTAaccattatttcaaaaaaaagcaCAGAAATTCTatgttttttctatttcttttttttttttacgataaatacaaaaaaaattttataatcaacaagaaaattttagaagagaaaaacacataatttCTGGGTTTTGTGTTTAATAAAACATTATTCTATGTTTCGTTTAAGACATATCAAGTGAGTTATTTTTTTATGAACTTTCTTTATTTGTGTaccaaatatttttgtgttttttattttgactATTTCTGTATTTAATTTCACAAATTTCTTCGttcaattttataaatttctatgtttttgttattaattttttttgtgctttttatatttttaatattaggaACGAAATGTTTATATACTTATACTAAACAtctaattttttagaataaataaaaaacttaaaaaaaaaacacaaaattgtgaatgaaaacagaaaagtTATACATTTAGTTTGTGTttggaagaaaaattaaaagacagatgctgtaaattaaatttttgtattatgtttagtttaagataaatatagagaataaaaaataaatttaaaatttaaaaaattaaatgagaatattttttttaaaaaaatattaaaaaaataaaaattttatattctaaaattaaaattttaattttaaatttttaatctttaaCTACTAAACACAATATTGGATTTCAATCCTAATTTAAGTAAACAAAAGAAACCTAAGGAATTACGGAAAAGGAATGCTAAGTAggtgaaaagataatttttttttaactttatctATTCATCATATCCCAAtatctttttgaaaagaaataaaggaagaaaacacaaaaattttagtaccaaaaTTGTGATACCCTGGCCTACAAATAATAATTGTGTAGTATAAGTATTTCgttttttctttctcaatttcgTTGGTAATATCAACCAAAATgtgatacaatttttttttaaattcgtattttaaatatttttatctatttaaattataaaatttaatttattaatttctttatttcataattaatttattaattaattatttaatttactgAATTTTATATATTCAGTCTGAGAGCAATGtttgttgctccttggttacttttttattttttatattggaaTGAAGATGGGGTATCACAGGAATATGGGAGTTTATGGTATTTTACAGAGATGTGACGGTTGCGATGAAAAAATTGGACGGTCCAATTTGAAGACAGTAATCAAACAGTTCGATTAAAGGTTGGAAAGGTATACAAATCAGACCGTTTGATTTGTGCCTCTAGCCACATGTTACGCATGCATGTTACCGATCCCACCAAGATGTATACTCTCCAAACCTGATTCAATGTCCCATTCTCTTTTACTTTCGAAGAAACCAGATATTCACTTTCAATCCCACCAGCTTCATTCCATTCATTTTCTTCCATTGATAATGTCCcagttttgaataaaaaaaatgggCCACTCATTTTTAGCAatgccaagaaaaagaagaagaataaaagatgTCAATTGTTCGGAGTTTCACATTTCTAATTATCTTGTTCATtctaattatgtaagtttttattttaaaatttttattttaattaaaataataattataatgttagagattagtagtttattataatgataatgttagaaattagtgtaataataatttttaaatattttaatttaattaaaataattttagggattagtaataataaattataatggaAATGTTAGAGATTAGGGATTagtgtaataatattttttagaagGATTATGGTACgttatgataataaattaattattgttattaatagaataattgcaataataaataataaatattattaaaatagagatatgataaataaaataattaatattaattgttattaatgaatttattgtaataataataataataatatgatacgAATTTGTATCAAGAACTAGAGAGAATTAGAGATAATCAGAGAGAATAGAGGAGAAATCCCTAGAATTAGGGCCAAAGAGAGAAAGTAGAGTTTCCAATTACACCATGCCTTTTCCACATTATTACATCATACTCCTATTTATAATATAATTCTCTAATTGGACTAGCCCAATACTAATTGTATCATTACCCTACCCTTCAAAACAACCTTGTCCTCAAGGTTGCGAAAAACAATTATAAATCCTAGTAAAAATTGTAAAAGCTAAttacaagtaatataaaatatttccaatcctaaaataaaattgtctatgctactgttataaaaaaaaattaaccaccaGGATCCCATTGTTTAAAAATAATTGGATCCATTAATTGATCACAATAATAATTTTTGGTAGTAATTGGCCCATTCTGCCGTAGCTGAGTTTGGGCTGCACACTCATGAGGGAGGCCCAACCCACGAACAGGGAGCAGTACTCTCCCCTCCCTTTCATTCCTGGTGCTGGGGAAGAGGAGGAAGGATGCAGCCGCCTCCACTCCAACCCACACGTCGCCGGCAGTCGTGGAGTTGCATGGGGAAACCGCCGTCCAGCTCCCGTCCTGCCTTCTCCATCTTCCGTCTCCTCGGTTCGTTGTGGCATTCTCTTTGCCACTTACCGAAATCGCCGCTCGCCACTGCAAATCGTCGCTGTGTCGTTCGCCGCCTCGATCCCACGGGAAGACAGCCGCCGTGAGAGGCGGTGGCTTGGCCACTAACGGAGAAGCATGACGGAGCCAGCCTCTGCGAGGATTACCGTCGGAACTTAGTGCTTCCTCCACACGACTGTTCGTCGTTCGCAGTGCTCCTCGTGTCGCGACAACGCCACAGCGAAGCACATCTGCGGAACCACTCGCGCCACAGTCCTTGCCGCTTTGGATCCAGCCGCCACCTTCATGCACGATGTCATTTCCCTCCACCTTTGTGACGGCGTCGCTGGCTCGAGGTAGAACCTCAGTTTCGCCAGCGCCAGTTGCTGTCGCCGGGCCAACCGCCGCCTGTGTAAACAAGTAAGGTGGCTTTGGCGGTGGGCGATTCAACTCCTGCGCTGCTGATCCGCCGCCCTGGACGACAACTTCTTCCTCGGCCGGAGCCGTTTCCTCCAAATGCGCCAAATGCAGATCCAGGTGTTCTTCTCTTGTATGTTCTGGAATGAGAGGTAAGTTTGATTGCAGTTCTAGAATTGAATTCTGGAATCCTGCTTGAACTGAAATGGCTGTTGATTCCACTGgttgaaattcaaaattgaaagctAATTTTGCTACTTCAGCCAaatctgttgcttcttcttcgttttctgcATCTATGAGAGTTGAATTTAGACAAGaagtttgttgttgttgctgaaatGGTGGTACTGCATCATAGTAATTACAAATAGACAAAGATGAATGTTGAATTATTGCCCAATCTGCCACCTCTGTTGATTTTGTTTGTTGTTGAGGTTGAACTGTAAACTTGAAATCTGATGagtctccttcttctcctttgaTGTGAACTTCTTCTATAATTTCTGGATTCCTTACTGATTCTGAAGCTTTCGCTGTTGTATACTCTACTTCTGCACTTTGATATTTTGGATCTGAATTCCAAAATCGGAGATCTGTGATTATTGCATTTTCTGCTGCTAGCTTTGTTGAATTGTTGCTGAGGAGTGGGACTTCTGAGTTTGATTTGGCCTGAAACTGGAAAATTGGAGGCTGTTGGAGTCGTTGATGACTTTGCAAGGTTGCACAAATTTTGGTGCAAGTTGCCTGGATTTCTGCAAGCATCTTGGATCGTTTTTCATAATTTGAATTCAAGCGAGCTAAGTTAGTTTGAATCTGATCCCAAATTGTGTCATCATAGGAATTTGGCATGGTGTTCAATGAAAGCACCATTTGATACGAATTTGTATCAAGCACTAGAGAGAATTAGAGATAATCAGAGAGAATAGAGGAGAAATCCCTAGAATTAGGGCCAAAGAGAGAAAGTAGAGTTTCCAATTACACCATGCCTTTTCCACATTATTACATCATACTCCTATTTATAATATAATTCTCTAATTGGACTAGCCCAATACTaattgtataataataataataataataataataataataataataattcttattaCTCACGTCTGAtggtttatttaattattattagaatataGGACTAATATTAAGATTGTTATAACGtgtgataataaataaattaattagtattaatcgTTAGTAATAAATGAATTTATTGTAGTAATAATGTTTATTATTAAGCTTTCGTatgatagtaaaataaatattataaataaaaattattgaattaattattttttattatgagtataatataaatatttaataaagaattaatgattgatttattattatatgtatattgttagaatagaatagaatagtTATTTGAATAttagtatataatataataattaattaattaatgtattgttgttattattatttttattgattgtgAATTTTTACTGGTTATTTGATAATGAAAATTTTATTctcttaaatttaatttgttaagtaattaatattatgTTTTTGTTTAGGGTTCTCGAATGTTGCAATGTGACCACTACTTGCCGCCGGATccgtacaatcaaatagtggagGGACCTTTACGGGAGATCGGCTTTTATCATGTTTCACAGATTGGAGTTGTCCAATGTCAGTCAGCATTGGTTAATATTCTGATCGAGAGATGGCGCTCTGTGACTCACACATTCCATTTTCTGGTTGGTGAGTGTGTCGTGACGCTTGAAGACGTGGCGTTAATTCTTGGTCTTCCGACGAATGGTTTGCCAGTTACAGGACCGACACTCAGTATTTATGAGGCATTAGAGGTTGAATGCTTGGATTAGTTTGGTGTTGCACCTAGGAAGGCAGACTGTAGGGGAAGTTTCATCAAGTTGACGTGGATTCGAGGATTGAAAGATCGTTTAgtgttggttgatgatatttAGATTCAGAGGTACGTGAAGTGCCACATAATGTTATTGTTTGGGACCGTTGTGTTTGGTGATAAGTTTGGGGCAGGGGTGCACTGGAAGTTTCTGCCGTTACTCCGTAACTTTGCCGGTATCATACAGTTTAGTTGGGGCTCGGCATGCCTGGCACACCTCTATAGAGCGTTGTGTAGGGCAACTCGTGTCGACTGTAAGGAGATTGATGGTCCGCTGACCCTTTTGCTTACCTGG
This window harbors:
- the LOC112776049 gene encoding probable polygalacturonase isoform X1, with translation MKRPSALVDVFLVLALFSCNSWTTRSSSESCNPNYVEEIRPHSVSITEFGAVGDGITLNTKAFQNAIFYLNSFADKGGAKLFVPAGQWLTGSFDLISHLTLWLDKDAVILGSTNSDDWPIVDSLPSYGRGRELPGGRHKSLIYGNNLTDVIITGNNGTIDGQGRIWWSRFRNKTLDYTRPHLVELMNSSGILISNLTFLNSPFWNIHPVYCSHVTVQNVTIHAPSSSPNTDGINPDSSDDICIEDCYISTGDDLVAIKSGWDEYGISFGRPSTNIVIRRLVGKTTSAGIAIGSEMSGGVSGVFAEDIYIFDSHTGIGIKTARGRGGYVRNVYISKMTLDNVDIAIRLNGLYKEHPDDDYNPDALPVIEKITIKDVIGENIKRAGLIQGIKGDNFVDICLSNITLSVSSKTPWNCSNVEGYSDLLSPEACGPLEESIFPEHVSDCYNPGNPLRSSSTRNQGASWLLSW
- the LOC112776049 gene encoding probable polygalacturonase isoform X2 → MKRPSALVDVFLVLALFSCNSWTTRSSSESCNPNYVEEIRPHSVSITEFGAVGDGITLNTKAFQNAIFYLNSFADKGGAKLFVPAGQWLTGSFDLISHLTLWLDKDAVILGSTNSDDWPIVDSLPSYGRGRELPGGRHKSLIYGNNGTIDGQGRIWWSRFRNKTLDYTRPHLVELMNSSGILISNLTFLNSPFWNIHPVYCSHVTVQNVTIHAPSSSPNTDGINPDSSDDICIEDCYISTGDDLVAIKSGWDEYGISFGRPSTNIVIRRLVGKTTSAGIAIGSEMSGGVSGVFAEDIYIFDSHTGIGIKTARGRGGYVRNVYISKMTLDNVDIAIRLNGLYKEHPDDDYNPDALPVIEKITIKDVIGENIKRAGLIQGIKGDNFVDICLSNITLSVSSKTPWNCSNVEGYSDLLSPEACGPLEESIFPEHVSDCYNPGNPLRSSSTRNQGASWLLSW